In the Sediminibacter sp. Hel_I_10 genome, one interval contains:
- a CDS encoding ABC transporter permease, which translates to MFKNYIKIAWRNIVKNKVMFGINILGLAVGIASCLIIMLFVTDEFSYDRYNEKADDIVRVVFKAKINGEKINEAVVMAPVGQALKEEFPEVLDATRFRIMGTPKVVYNDVSYRNGRFAYVDPNFFDVFTLPILKGDKASPLKEPNTIILTEDEAIKYFGNENPIGKILKIDAEGEQFKVTAIIDKVPDNSHFHFDMMASMEGHNDAKQNTWMNSNFYTYLLLKKGTDYKNLESKLSAIFQRNVSEPLKEAFGLTYTEFTKENKLGLFLQPLTDIYLSSEFSSRGESESSGSLTSLYIFAATALFMLMIACINFMNLSTASATKRSKEVGIRKVLGSKKKQIIKQFLTESFISTLIATLIALIFVIIMLPFFNEISGKELQVSYLLTPKIFATVILSILLISLLAGTYPAFYISSFKPILALKSKFSGTGNTKGIRSGLVVFQFVISTGLILATIVVSQQMSFIQNKELGYDKDQLLVIRESYFLENNQEAFKNKILSDPRVINVTTSAFVPVGDSDNNMSSFYIDQQFNRRMFVYNIDENYIPTMKMELLKGRNFSKEFGVDSLNAIINETSARILGFGDDAIGKSITRGTNNQGGRQTLKVIGVVKDFHYRSLHEKIDPLIMLNDPYGGFIIRANVADMSDLVKSMSAMWNSFNVEQAFNYTVMDDSYNLTYVKEQRLGTILKIFALLTIFVACLGLFGLVTFTAEQRIKEIGIRKVLGSSVAQIVGLLTKDFIKLIIISFLIAFPLGIYLMNKWLQDFAYRIDISVESILLAALITTLVAFLTISFKSIKAATMNPIKSLKTE; encoded by the coding sequence ATGTTTAAAAACTATATCAAAATAGCTTGGAGAAATATAGTGAAGAACAAAGTCATGTTCGGAATTAATATACTAGGTCTAGCAGTAGGTATTGCCAGCTGTTTGATTATTATGTTGTTTGTTACAGACGAATTCAGTTATGACAGATACAATGAAAAAGCAGATGACATTGTCCGGGTAGTTTTTAAAGCAAAGATAAATGGAGAAAAGATAAATGAAGCCGTTGTAATGGCACCTGTTGGGCAAGCTCTTAAAGAAGAGTTTCCAGAAGTGTTAGATGCAACACGTTTCAGGATAATGGGTACTCCAAAAGTTGTTTATAATGATGTATCATACCGTAATGGCCGATTCGCCTATGTAGACCCTAATTTTTTTGATGTATTTACCCTTCCAATTCTAAAAGGAGATAAGGCTTCGCCTTTAAAAGAACCCAATACAATAATCTTAACAGAGGACGAAGCCATAAAATATTTTGGGAATGAGAATCCCATCGGAAAAATACTTAAAATTGATGCAGAAGGAGAACAATTTAAGGTGACGGCTATCATAGATAAAGTACCTGATAATTCACATTTTCATTTTGATATGATGGCCTCCATGGAAGGGCATAATGATGCCAAACAAAATACATGGATGAACTCTAATTTTTACACGTACTTACTCCTTAAAAAAGGAACTGACTACAAAAATCTGGAGTCAAAATTATCTGCAATTTTTCAAAGAAATGTAAGCGAACCATTGAAGGAAGCATTTGGGTTAACCTATACTGAATTTACTAAAGAAAATAAACTTGGTCTATTTCTTCAACCTTTAACTGATATCTATTTAAGTTCAGAGTTTTCTTCACGAGGTGAATCTGAATCTAGTGGAAGCTTAACATCACTCTACATTTTTGCTGCTACTGCTTTATTTATGTTAATGATAGCCTGTATTAATTTCATGAACCTTTCTACAGCTTCAGCCACAAAAAGGTCTAAAGAAGTAGGTATTAGAAAAGTTTTAGGTTCAAAAAAGAAACAAATCATTAAGCAATTTCTAACAGAATCATTTATTTCAACGTTAATCGCTACTCTTATCGCATTGATTTTTGTGATTATTATGCTTCCTTTTTTTAATGAAATTTCTGGCAAAGAACTTCAAGTCAGTTATTTATTGACGCCTAAAATTTTCGCAACAGTAATCCTATCAATACTTTTAATTAGCTTATTGGCTGGAACGTATCCTGCTTTTTATATTTCTTCTTTTAAACCAATTTTAGCTCTCAAAAGTAAATTTTCGGGTACTGGAAATACCAAAGGCATTCGAAGTGGATTGGTTGTTTTTCAATTTGTGATTTCTACTGGACTAATACTCGCAACAATCGTGGTCAGTCAACAAATGTCTTTTATTCAAAATAAAGAATTAGGGTATGATAAAGACCAACTCTTGGTCATAAGAGAATCCTATTTTCTTGAAAATAATCAAGAAGCTTTTAAAAATAAAATCTTGAGCGACCCAAGAGTCATTAATGTGACGACATCTGCTTTTGTTCCTGTAGGTGATTCAGATAACAATATGTCCTCATTTTACATTGACCAACAGTTCAACAGAAGAATGTTCGTATATAATATTGACGAAAATTATATTCCAACGATGAAGATGGAATTACTAAAAGGTAGAAATTTTTCGAAAGAGTTTGGTGTAGATTCTTTAAATGCCATCATTAACGAAACATCCGCAAGAATTTTGGGCTTTGGAGATGATGCAATAGGCAAATCAATAACTCGTGGCACAAATAATCAAGGAGGAAGACAAACCTTAAAAGTAATCGGAGTTGTAAAAGATTTTCATTACCGATCACTTCACGAAAAAATTGATCCCTTAATTATGTTAAACGACCCTTACGGTGGCTTTATCATAAGAGCAAATGTTGCCGATATGTCCGACCTCGTCAAAAGCATGTCTGCTATGTGGAACAGTTTTAATGTGGAGCAAGCTTTTAATTACACCGTGATGGATGATTCCTATAATCTCACCTATGTAAAGGAGCAAAGGTTGGGTACTATTTTGAAGATTTTCGCCTTACTGACGATTTTCGTGGCTTGTTTGGGCTTATTTGGATTGGTCACTTTTACTGCTGAACAACGAATCAAAGAAATCGGTATTCGAAAAGTATTGGGCTCAAGTGTGGCACAAATTGTAGGTCTGCTCACAAAAGATTTTATAAAGCTTATTATAATTTCATTTTTAATAGCCTTCCCTTTAGGAATCTATTTAATGAATAAATGGTTACAGGATTTTGCTTACCGTATTGACATTTCAGTTGAATCTATTCTCTTGGCCGCACTTATAACCACACTAGTTGCATTTTTAACCATCAGTTTTAAAAGCATTAAAGCCGCTACCATGAACCCTATAAAAAGTTTAAAAACAGAATAA
- a CDS encoding ABC transporter permease, with product MFKNYIKIAFRNLFKNKVYSFINIFGLAIGMAATIMIGLWVADELSHNNYFQNRETIAQVWQHQTINNKTETGSAIPMPLEFALREKHNDNFKHIIMSSWTFPQYLGYGEKNISIQGNFMQEGAPDMLNLEILKGEKNGLKEKNSIMISQSTALTLFGSKNPLGEIIKTNNKDDMTVTAVYEDIPKNNSFSDTEYIMPWKHYITTQEWLKISKDYWDNNSFQMFVQINDNTTMEAVTDKISKVKQIEDPEMVQFDARMFLHPMKNWHLRSDFENGVQSGGRIENVWLFGIIGGFILLLACINFINLSTARSEKRATEVGIRKSIGSQRSQLIFQFLCESFVIVVLSFIVALGVVLLFLNGFNNLASKMIEFPWASAQFWIISIVFILFTAILAGSYPALYLSSFNPVAVLKGTFKSGKNSSLPRKILVVAQFTISAALIIGTLVVMNQIQFSKDRPTGYNKEGLIQIPTMSGAFSGKTDLMRNQFIESGAVLEMATTSSPTTEVWSNRSGYTWDGKPEGFQEDLAYTDVSWEFVETIGAKIIDGRGFSREFATDSNAVILNETAVKYMGIKDPIGKYIRDSDVEDPNTPLKIIGVIDDIVMQSPYSPVKQSMYVFDYYGNASYYNLRLNPDNSLSDNLATIEKVYKSNFPNIPFDYQFVDEEYGKKFASEERIASLARIFTILAIFISCLGLFGLASFVAEQRTKEIGVRKVLGASMNQLWLLLSKDFITLVVIALLIASPLAYYIMGQWLQKFNYRTTVTWDVLAIACLGALAITLITVSFQAIRAAMANPTKSLRTE from the coding sequence ATGTTTAAAAACTATATCAAAATCGCCTTTAGAAACCTATTTAAAAATAAGGTTTATTCGTTCATCAATATTTTTGGGTTGGCCATTGGTATGGCGGCGACCATTATGATTGGGCTTTGGGTAGCAGATGAACTGAGCCACAACAATTATTTTCAGAATAGGGAGACTATTGCCCAAGTTTGGCAGCACCAAACAATTAATAATAAAACCGAAACAGGTTCTGCCATTCCCATGCCTTTGGAATTTGCCCTACGTGAAAAACATAATGATAACTTCAAGCATATCATTATGTCGTCTTGGACCTTTCCCCAGTATTTAGGCTATGGCGAAAAGAACATCTCTATTCAAGGTAATTTTATGCAGGAGGGGGCTCCAGATATGCTTAACCTTGAAATTTTAAAAGGAGAGAAAAATGGGCTCAAGGAAAAAAATTCCATTATGATTTCCCAGTCAACTGCACTAACTCTTTTCGGTTCTAAAAATCCATTGGGTGAAATTATAAAAACAAATAATAAGGATGATATGACCGTGACCGCCGTGTACGAGGATATTCCTAAAAATAATTCGTTTAGCGACACAGAATATATCATGCCTTGGAAACACTATATCACGACCCAAGAGTGGCTCAAGATATCCAAGGATTATTGGGACAACAACAGCTTTCAAATGTTTGTCCAGATAAACGATAATACCACCATGGAAGCGGTAACCGATAAAATTTCAAAAGTTAAACAAATTGAAGACCCAGAAATGGTTCAGTTTGATGCTAGAATGTTTTTGCATCCCATGAAAAATTGGCACTTACGGTCTGATTTTGAAAATGGTGTCCAATCTGGTGGAAGAATAGAGAATGTATGGTTGTTTGGTATCATTGGAGGGTTTATTCTGCTTTTGGCCTGTATCAACTTTATCAATCTAAGCACGGCACGTTCTGAAAAGCGAGCTACTGAAGTGGGAATAAGAAAATCCATCGGTTCGCAACGCAGTCAATTGATATTTCAGTTTTTATGCGAATCCTTCGTCATCGTCGTCCTGTCATTTATTGTGGCCTTGGGCGTTGTTTTATTGTTCTTGAATGGTTTCAATAATTTAGCGAGCAAAATGATTGAATTTCCATGGGCGAGCGCTCAATTTTGGATTATTTCTATCGTGTTTATTTTATTCACTGCAATCTTGGCGGGAAGTTACCCAGCCTTGTATCTTTCGTCTTTTAATCCGGTTGCGGTTTTAAAAGGCACCTTTAAATCTGGAAAAAATTCTTCGCTTCCGCGGAAAATACTCGTTGTGGCTCAATTTACGATTTCCGCAGCATTGATAATTGGAACGCTGGTGGTAATGAATCAAATTCAGTTCAGTAAAGATAGACCAACGGGTTACAACAAGGAGGGTTTGATTCAAATCCCGACCATGAGCGGCGCTTTCTCAGGGAAAACCGACCTCATGCGTAACCAGTTTATAGAAAGTGGAGCGGTTTTAGAAATGGCCACCACCAGCAGTCCAACCACCGAAGTTTGGTCAAATAGGTCTGGTTATACTTGGGACGGAAAACCAGAAGGATTTCAAGAAGATTTGGCATATACTGATGTGTCTTGGGAATTTGTGGAAACCATTGGTGCAAAAATTATTGACGGTCGCGGTTTTTCGCGCGAGTTCGCTACAGATTCCAATGCCGTCATTTTGAATGAGACCGCTGTAAAATATATGGGTATCAAAGACCCAATTGGTAAATATATTAGGGATTCTGATGTAGAAGACCCAAATACGCCTTTGAAAATAATTGGGGTAATTGATGATATTGTGATGCAGTCGCCCTACAGCCCCGTCAAGCAATCTATGTATGTTTTTGATTATTACGGTAATGCGAGTTATTACAATTTGCGTTTAAATCCAGATAACAGCCTTAGCGATAATCTGGCCACGATTGAAAAGGTGTATAAATCCAATTTCCCGAATATTCCCTTTGACTATCAATTTGTAGATGAAGAATATGGTAAGAAGTTTGCTTCCGAAGAGCGCATCGCCAGCTTAGCAAGAATATTTACGATTCTGGCCATTTTTATCAGTTGTCTTGGATTGTTTGGATTGGCCTCCTTCGTCGCCGAACAGCGCACCAAGGAAATAGGTGTTCGTAAAGTTTTGGGTGCCTCCATGAACCAGTTGTGGTTATTATTATCCAAGGATTTTATAACGCTCGTGGTCATCGCACTATTAATCGCATCGCCATTAGCGTATTATATTATGGGGCAATGGCTACAAAAATTTAATTATAGAACAACGGTCACTTGGGATGTTTTGGCGATTGCCTGTCTGGGTGCATTGGCAATAACCTTGATTACCGTAAGTTTTCAGGCGATAAGAGCGGCAATGGCGAATCCTACCAAGTCGTTGCGAACGGAATAA
- a CDS encoding ABC transporter permease, which produces MYSFINIFGLSLGIAAFIIISLYVGYEKSYDSFEGSDTVYRAYMDYIKGDTYEGGDAQTYNLSGPTLQKEFPEVIDNVRLYRLDKVTFVNQEKIIEQPNGALVDFSYFNIFNTELLEGDINAFKKPNTIVLSQSLAKKIFGDENPLSKTISVFYVSEIVLEVTGIMEDAPETTHMKLNYLISFETLENWDTLSGQAELNWNQNNFFTYLKVKETTNFEALQEKIKSKDIENDPDERHNIERLSDIHLHSDKPYEAEANGSSSRVKFLSVIAIIILILSWLNYINLSTVKSLERSREVGIRKVAGAQRSQLIFQSLIESFCLFFIALLVAVLLVITLLPVFNGFVGKSLVLGISNLKSLLPFVGLMILGSLLAGFYPALILSNFSPVKALKGKIVNSSKRLNIRKGLITVQFFATIILIIGTLVVAKQINFLKEQPIGVELSQVLAFKGLVLEAVPDSVLIKKIEVFENELSNLAFVDEVARASTYPGDGYDNLSSSVGIEYPDGTVDERQIFYAYGARPNYFNVVDIQFVAGQAFKASKKDNNLESIVINKKFAEQMGYPDADKIINKQVKLWGETCTITGVIEDYHHFGLKNEVQPLLIYQNQPDDNVLIKLNASSGSVAGMQSSLDKIETLYKSIFPNSTLNYTFLDKKFESQYDEDRKFGIAFQIFTVLAILIAALGLFGLTSYMALQRRKEIGIRKVTGASVFQILKLLNKDFIALIILALVIAIPVAWYIMGQWLQEFAYRTELSWWIFALSGVATIVIALVTVSFQSVKAATSNPVESLRTE; this is translated from the coding sequence ATGTATTCTTTTATCAATATTTTTGGACTTTCACTAGGTATTGCGGCATTTATAATCATTTCGCTTTATGTAGGTTACGAAAAGAGTTATGATTCTTTTGAGGGGTCAGATACGGTTTACCGTGCCTATATGGATTATATAAAAGGTGATACTTATGAAGGTGGCGACGCGCAGACTTATAATCTATCCGGCCCAACGCTTCAAAAAGAATTTCCAGAGGTTATTGATAATGTTAGACTTTACAGACTAGATAAAGTAACCTTCGTAAATCAGGAAAAAATTATTGAGCAACCCAATGGAGCGTTAGTGGATTTCTCATATTTTAATATTTTCAATACAGAGTTATTAGAGGGGGATATTAACGCCTTTAAAAAACCGAATACCATCGTTTTGTCCCAAAGTTTGGCTAAAAAAATCTTTGGTGATGAAAACCCGCTATCAAAAACAATATCCGTTTTCTACGTTTCAGAAATTGTATTGGAAGTTACTGGTATTATGGAGGATGCGCCTGAAACGACGCACATGAAGCTCAACTATTTAATATCCTTTGAGACTTTAGAAAATTGGGATACATTAAGTGGGCAGGCGGAATTGAATTGGAATCAAAATAATTTTTTCACCTATCTAAAAGTAAAAGAAACCACCAATTTTGAAGCGCTCCAAGAAAAAATCAAGAGTAAGGATATTGAAAATGACCCAGATGAACGACATAATATTGAGCGCCTTTCAGATATTCATTTGCATTCAGACAAACCTTATGAGGCCGAAGCAAACGGAAGCAGTAGCCGCGTAAAATTTTTATCGGTTATTGCAATTATAATTTTAATACTGTCTTGGCTTAATTACATTAATTTATCAACCGTAAAGTCTTTAGAGCGCTCCCGCGAAGTCGGTATCAGAAAAGTAGCTGGTGCCCAGCGGTCGCAACTCATTTTTCAATCGTTAATAGAATCTTTCTGTTTATTTTTTATAGCGCTTCTAGTTGCGGTACTCCTTGTAATTACATTATTGCCAGTCTTTAATGGATTTGTAGGTAAATCTCTAGTACTGGGAATTTCAAATTTAAAATCACTATTGCCCTTTGTTGGATTGATGATATTGGGAAGTCTTTTGGCAGGTTTTTACCCAGCGCTGATTTTGAGTAATTTTTCGCCTGTAAAAGCTTTAAAAGGCAAAATAGTCAACTCCTCAAAACGGCTGAACATTCGTAAGGGACTCATTACAGTTCAGTTTTTCGCAACAATAATCCTTATTATCGGGACATTAGTGGTTGCGAAACAAATCAATTTTTTAAAAGAACAGCCCATTGGTGTAGAACTTTCCCAAGTTTTGGCATTCAAGGGATTGGTCCTTGAAGCTGTGCCAGATTCAGTATTAATAAAGAAGATAGAAGTATTTGAAAATGAACTAAGCAACTTAGCCTTCGTGGATGAGGTGGCCAGAGCATCAACCTATCCAGGCGATGGCTACGATAATTTATCTTCTTCGGTTGGGATTGAATATCCCGATGGGACTGTTGATGAGCGCCAAATATTTTATGCTTACGGGGCAAGACCTAATTATTTTAATGTCGTTGATATTCAATTTGTAGCGGGTCAAGCCTTTAAAGCAAGTAAAAAAGATAACAATCTTGAAAGTATAGTGATTAACAAAAAGTTTGCTGAACAAATGGGATACCCAGATGCGGATAAAATCATCAACAAGCAAGTTAAATTGTGGGGAGAGACCTGCACAATTACTGGAGTTATTGAAGATTATCATCATTTTGGATTAAAGAATGAAGTCCAACCACTCCTAATTTATCAGAACCAACCCGACGATAATGTTCTCATAAAACTTAATGCCTCTTCGGGTTCAGTTGCAGGAATGCAATCAAGTTTGGATAAGATTGAGACCCTTTACAAATCCATTTTCCCCAACAGCACATTAAACTATACATTTTTAGATAAAAAGTTTGAATCCCAATACGACGAAGACCGAAAATTCGGTATCGCTTTTCAGATTTTTACTGTTCTGGCAATTCTTATAGCAGCCTTGGGATTATTTGGTCTGACCTCTTACATGGCCTTACAAAGACGCAAGGAAATAGGAATTAGAAAAGTAACTGGAGCGAGTGTTTTTCAGATATTAAAATTATTGAACAAGGATTTTATTGCACTCATCATTTTGGCGCTTGTTATTGCAATTCCGGTGGCATGGTATATCATGGGGCAATGGCTCCAAGAATTTGCCTATAGAACGGAATTGAGTTGGTGGATATTCGCACTATCTGGGGTTGCTACGATTGTTATTGCTTTGGTTACTGTAAGTTTTCAATCCGTAAAAGCGGCAACATCAAACCCTGTAGAATCTTTGCGAACGGAGTAA
- a CDS encoding ABC transporter ATP-binding protein: MIQITDLEKYYRTEEVQTIALNKLSFNVKEGEFVAIMGPSGCGKSTLLNILGLLDDPDGGSFKFNGEEVAGYNERKRSQLRKHNVGFVFQSFNLIDELTVFENVELPLIYTGVKPADRKIKVDAVLEKMGIMHRRNHFPQQLSGGQQQRVAVARAVVNNPKLILADEPTGNLDSTNGNEVMDLLIDLNEAGTTIIMVTHSEHDAKYSHRIIRMLDGQKVTENILAL; this comes from the coding sequence ATGATACAAATTACCGATTTAGAAAAATATTACCGCACCGAGGAAGTGCAGACCATAGCGCTCAACAAATTATCCTTTAATGTGAAAGAGGGTGAGTTTGTTGCCATCATGGGGCCTTCGGGCTGTGGTAAATCTACTTTACTGAATATTCTCGGGTTGTTGGACGACCCAGATGGGGGTAGTTTCAAATTCAACGGTGAAGAAGTGGCGGGATATAACGAGCGCAAACGTTCACAATTAAGAAAACATAACGTTGGGTTTGTTTTCCAAAGTTTTAATCTTATAGACGAGCTTACGGTATTTGAAAATGTAGAGCTTCCGTTAATCTATACCGGTGTTAAACCTGCGGACCGCAAGATTAAGGTGGATGCTGTTTTAGAAAAGATGGGGATTATGCATCGCCGCAATCACTTTCCGCAGCAATTATCTGGAGGTCAACAACAAAGGGTTGCCGTGGCAAGAGCCGTGGTCAACAATCCTAAACTGATTTTGGCCGATGAGCCGACCGGTAATTTAGATAGCACCAACGGTAATGAGGTCATGGATTTATTGATTGACCTTAACGAAGCGGGAACGACCATTATCATGGTAACACACAGCGAGCACGATGCAAAGTACAGCCATAGAATTATTAGAATGTTGGATGGTCAAAAAGTGACCGAGAATATTTTGGCGCTATAG
- a CDS encoding efflux RND transporter periplasmic adaptor subunit yields the protein MDVPIQKKKFTTQKILTIGGILMLIALIIYVILQTSGGSKLNIEKERISISTVTNDVFQENIPVNGIVLPITTIYLDALEGGRVEEKFVEDGAILKKGEPILRLSNTDLELSLINQETSVYNLLTQMQISQNAARQNTINRQNQFTDVENNLIEAKRIYDLNSRLYEKGAIGRQDYESSQNLYEYQKNRMDLAEQVLAEDSVATKLEVNQAQNSYARTQSALELMRKKVGDLVVKAPVDGQLTSLDAEIGQSKNKGERLGQVDVLSGFKVRVDIDEHYISRIYNGQKGTFKFNDTTYVLAIKKVFTQVTNGRFQVDMQFEGDVPEGIRRGQNLQIRVALSAEKQALLIPKGGFFQKTGGNWIFKVSEDGSTAYKVDIRLGSQNTEYYEVLDGLNPDDKVVTSSYDSFGETEELVLK from the coding sequence ATGGACGTTCCAATTCAGAAGAAAAAATTTACAACCCAGAAGATATTGACCATCGGCGGTATACTGATGCTCATCGCTTTAATCATATATGTCATATTGCAAACGTCGGGTGGTTCTAAATTGAATATAGAAAAAGAACGAATTTCCATAAGTACAGTAACCAATGATGTGTTTCAAGAGAATATTCCTGTAAATGGAATCGTCTTACCCATAACCACTATTTATTTGGATGCTTTGGAAGGTGGTCGCGTTGAAGAGAAATTTGTTGAGGATGGGGCCATCTTGAAAAAAGGTGAGCCTATTTTAAGACTGTCAAACACAGATTTAGAGCTCAGCCTTATTAATCAAGAAACTTCAGTTTATAACTTGTTGACGCAGATGCAGATTTCCCAGAATGCGGCGAGACAAAATACCATTAACCGCCAAAATCAATTTACAGATGTCGAAAATAATTTGATTGAAGCAAAACGCATTTATGATTTGAATAGCCGATTGTATGAGAAAGGCGCAATAGGACGCCAAGATTACGAATCTTCCCAGAATTTATATGAATATCAAAAAAACAGGATGGATTTAGCTGAACAGGTTTTAGCAGAAGATTCTGTGGCCACAAAGCTAGAAGTCAATCAAGCGCAGAATTCGTATGCCAGAACTCAAAGCGCTTTGGAGTTGATGCGTAAAAAAGTAGGCGATCTTGTGGTAAAAGCTCCAGTTGATGGGCAGTTAACTTCACTGGATGCTGAAATTGGCCAGTCAAAAAACAAAGGGGAACGCTTGGGACAAGTCGATGTTCTCAGCGGATTTAAAGTAAGAGTTGATATTGATGAACATTACATTTCTAGAATTTACAACGGTCAAAAAGGGACATTTAAATTTAATGATACTACTTATGTTTTAGCTATAAAAAAGGTGTTTACCCAGGTCACAAACGGAAGGTTTCAAGTAGATATGCAATTTGAAGGTGACGTCCCAGAGGGCATTAGACGCGGGCAGAATTTACAGATCAGGGTAGCGCTTAGCGCGGAAAAGCAAGCATTATTGATACCTAAAGGCGGATTTTTCCAAAAAACAGGAGGCAACTGGATTTTTAAGGTGAGCGAAGATGGCAGCACCGCATATAAGGTCGACATCAGATTAGGCAGTCAAAATACAGAGTATTACGAAGTCCTTGACGGGCTGAATCCCGATGATAAAGTGGTGACCTCGAGTTATGATTCATTTGGGGAAACTGAGGAGCTAGTTTTGAAATAG
- a CDS encoding sigma-54 dependent transcriptional regulator: protein MLIKNANILIIDDDQDVLTALRLLLKPLVKEVVIEKNPGNIDALINRNLFDIVILDMNFSGLVNSGNEGIFWLNHIKDEKPGIEVILMTAYADIDLAIRGLKEGASDFLVKPWKNEKIIQTIKDILESKKSLQPKKDHLISGGVDIIGSSDEMNDVFTKLKKVAPTEANILILGENGTGKDLVAKALHDQSNRRHHPFVKVDVGALTSSLFESELFGYKKGAFTDAREDRKGRFEAAHGGTLFLDEIGNISLDQQARLLTVLQNRQVTPLGSNEPIPIDIRLICATNIDPKILADEKKFRKDLIYRINTVDIIVPPLRERGTDITELAKHFVTIYAEKYNKSPFNFDSGFITKLKKHDFPGNVRELQYVLERAVIMTDGNVLNPEDLVFSTIERASTPNPGISTTNLDDIEKNAIVKVLEKNKGNVSKSAKDLGITRAALYRRLDKYEL from the coding sequence ATGCTTATAAAAAACGCCAACATATTAATTATAGACGACGACCAGGACGTACTAACCGCTTTGCGTTTGCTGTTAAAGCCACTCGTTAAGGAAGTAGTGATAGAGAAAAATCCTGGTAATATAGATGCCCTAATTAACCGAAACCTGTTTGATATCGTTATCTTAGATATGAATTTTAGCGGATTGGTAAACTCTGGTAATGAAGGTATTTTTTGGCTCAACCATATCAAAGACGAGAAACCCGGAATCGAAGTCATTTTAATGACGGCTTATGCCGATATCGATTTGGCCATTAGAGGCTTGAAGGAGGGTGCTTCAGATTTTTTGGTCAAGCCTTGGAAGAATGAGAAAATCATTCAAACCATAAAGGATATTCTAGAGTCAAAAAAATCCCTACAACCAAAAAAAGACCATCTCATTTCTGGAGGTGTTGATATTATTGGGAGTAGCGATGAAATGAATGACGTCTTTACCAAACTAAAAAAAGTGGCCCCCACCGAAGCCAATATTTTGATTTTAGGCGAGAACGGAACGGGTAAAGATTTGGTTGCAAAAGCGCTCCATGACCAATCCAATCGACGACATCATCCATTTGTAAAGGTAGATGTTGGTGCATTGACGTCTTCACTTTTTGAAAGTGAATTGTTCGGATATAAAAAAGGAGCATTTACTGATGCTCGTGAAGATAGAAAAGGGCGGTTTGAAGCCGCTCACGGCGGGACTTTGTTCCTCGATGAAATAGGAAACATTAGTCTTGATCAACAAGCGCGATTGTTAACTGTTTTGCAAAACAGACAAGTAACACCTCTAGGCTCTAATGAGCCAATCCCCATCGATATTAGATTGATTTGCGCCACTAATATTGACCCAAAAATCCTGGCCGATGAGAAAAAATTCAGAAAAGATTTAATTTATCGTATTAATACCGTTGATATCATTGTACCACCATTAAGAGAGCGAGGGACAGACATTACAGAATTAGCTAAACATTTTGTAACGATTTATGCCGAAAAATATAACAAGAGTCCGTTTAACTTTGATTCTGGGTTTATTACAAAATTAAAAAAACACGATTTTCCGGGTAATGTAAGAGAGCTTCAATATGTGTTGGAACGTGCAGTCATTATGACCGATGGCAACGTTTTAAATCCAGAAGACTTGGTGTTTTCAACCATTGAAAGGGCCTCCACTCCAAATCCCGGCATATCTACAACCAATTTAGATGACATTGAAAAAAATGCCATCGTAAAAGTATTGGAAAAAAATAAGGGCAATGTTTCTAAATCTGCAAAAGACTTAGGTATTACAAGGGCTGCACTTTATAGACGTCTCGACAAGTATGAACTATAG